The following are from one region of the Alkalimarinus sediminis genome:
- a CDS encoding amino acid deaminase/aldolase, with the protein MNYQDYKNSLQGQPLPLAYVNLDYLEQNARAILDRAGNMPVRVVSKSLRSVDIIKRLLDYSPRFQGVMCFHPDEAAFLAEQGLDDLLVAYPSMQKTAIESACKAALKAATIVLMVDSRAHVELIANIAQQVGVVMPVCMDVDMSTRFPGIYFGVRRSPINTPEQAVELYREIVNRPSLKLEGVMGYEAQIAGVGESVPGKELQNRAVPWLKRLSIPMLTRRRVAIVRALEQAGAQLRFVNGGGTGSIDSTQQDPSVTELAVGSGFYSPHLFDYYHGFSYLPAAGFALEVSRQSGSGYVTCSGGGYIASGGVGSEKAPQPYLPEGLTLDDNEGAGEVQTPLKSLSNKKYKNSVNALAHGDPVLFRHAKAGELCERFNELVLIKNGEVVDRCLTYRGQGKSFI; encoded by the coding sequence ATGAACTATCAGGATTACAAAAATAGTTTACAGGGCCAGCCACTACCGCTGGCCTATGTCAATCTCGACTACCTCGAGCAGAATGCGAGAGCAATACTCGACCGAGCAGGGAATATGCCGGTGCGGGTAGTGTCGAAGTCATTACGCAGTGTCGATATTATCAAGCGCCTATTAGACTATTCACCTCGCTTTCAAGGGGTGATGTGTTTTCACCCTGATGAAGCCGCATTCTTGGCCGAGCAGGGGCTTGATGACTTGTTGGTTGCCTACCCATCTATGCAGAAAACAGCTATCGAATCGGCTTGTAAGGCAGCGTTAAAGGCTGCAACTATTGTGCTTATGGTGGACTCAAGAGCTCATGTTGAGTTAATTGCCAATATTGCGCAACAGGTTGGTGTGGTGATGCCGGTTTGTATGGATGTTGATATGTCTACGCGCTTTCCAGGTATCTATTTTGGTGTTCGTCGATCTCCGATTAACACGCCAGAGCAAGCGGTAGAGCTGTATCGTGAGATTGTAAATAGACCATCCCTCAAACTAGAAGGTGTTATGGGGTATGAAGCCCAGATAGCTGGAGTGGGTGAAAGTGTCCCAGGTAAAGAGCTGCAAAACCGAGCTGTACCGTGGTTGAAACGGCTTTCGATACCTATGCTCACCCGTCGACGAGTAGCCATTGTCCGTGCCCTTGAGCAGGCTGGCGCTCAACTACGGTTTGTTAATGGCGGTGGTACCGGCAGTATCGACTCGACCCAGCAAGATCCATCGGTTACCGAGTTGGCAGTAGGGTCAGGTTTTTATAGCCCTCATCTGTTTGATTACTACCATGGTTTTAGTTACTTGCCAGCGGCAGGGTTTGCGTTGGAAGTATCGCGCCAATCAGGAAGTGGTTACGTTACCTGTAGCGGCGGCGGCTATATTGCCTCCGGTGGTGTTGGCAGCGAAAAAGCCCCCCAGCCTTACTTACCTGAAGGGCTGACATTGGATGATAACGAAGGCGCAGGGGAAGTTCAGACGCCCCTGAAAAGCCTATCGAATAAAAAGTATAAAAACAGCGTGAATGCACTTGCGCATGGTGATCCGGTCTTGTTCCGGCACGCTAAAGCGGGCGAGCTGTGTGAACGCTTTAATGAGTTGGTTTTGATCAAAAATGGTGAAGTTGTTGATAGATGCCTGACCTATCGTGGTCAGGGGAAGTCTTTCATATAA
- a CDS encoding aldehyde dehydrogenase family protein yields the protein MNAIAVKNSVTLETLYEINESSDEQVKEAFQTARQGFQDLKKTTVKERVEALKKVRDAIYENRELIVDKVVLETGKSRTDALVSEAMGVLDYADWLIANAPKILADEKAHTPLALMGKKSKIYHEALGVVLIIAPWNYPFNIAMVSILTALAAGNSVVFKPSEITPLSGLIEEMMSASPLFRQCVNVVYGTGLTAQKLIDQRPAKIFFTGSARTGKKILSQAANYLIPVELELGGKDQMIVFEDVNIERTVAGCLWGAMTNAGQSCTSVERVYVHKSIYQPFVEKLKEECAKLVLNSGDDGDADIGGITADFQLDIIRKQVDEAKSAGANVIAGGEMLSDDMPFYLPTIIEDATTDMTVLSQETFGPVLTISAFTSEQAVIDESNNTDFGLSASVWSKDLKRADRVARALEVGAVSINNVMLTEGNPALPFGGTKQSGFGRVKGAEGLRGMTQSKALLVDTQSAKIEANWYPYTRKKYQLFSQFIEALFGKGLQKWVKFAISGLKLESESQKPRG from the coding sequence ATGAATGCCATTGCAGTTAAAAACAGCGTGACACTAGAAACGCTTTACGAAATTAATGAAAGCAGCGACGAGCAGGTAAAAGAGGCGTTTCAAACAGCGCGACAGGGTTTTCAGGACTTAAAGAAAACCACTGTTAAAGAGCGGGTAGAAGCACTCAAAAAAGTACGAGATGCGATCTACGAAAACCGTGAACTCATTGTCGATAAGGTGGTACTTGAGACTGGCAAAAGTCGCACCGATGCCTTGGTATCAGAAGCGATGGGAGTCTTGGATTATGCCGATTGGCTAATTGCGAATGCGCCTAAGATTCTAGCAGACGAAAAAGCCCACACACCGCTTGCATTGATGGGTAAGAAATCCAAAATCTATCATGAGGCTCTAGGTGTGGTGTTGATTATCGCACCTTGGAACTACCCGTTTAACATTGCAATGGTGTCTATCCTGACTGCGCTGGCGGCGGGTAACTCGGTTGTATTTAAACCATCTGAAATAACGCCTCTAAGCGGCTTAATAGAAGAGATGATGTCGGCATCACCCCTCTTTAGGCAGTGTGTGAATGTTGTTTATGGTACTGGTTTAACGGCACAAAAGCTGATTGATCAGCGACCAGCAAAAATATTCTTCACAGGCAGTGCTCGTACTGGCAAAAAGATCCTCAGTCAGGCGGCTAATTACCTGATACCTGTTGAGCTTGAGCTTGGCGGTAAAGATCAAATGATAGTCTTTGAGGACGTTAATATTGAACGCACGGTAGCCGGATGTTTGTGGGGGGCGATGACCAATGCGGGCCAGTCGTGTACCTCTGTTGAACGAGTTTATGTGCATAAAAGTATCTATCAGCCATTTGTTGAGAAGCTGAAAGAAGAGTGTGCCAAGTTAGTGCTCAACTCAGGAGATGACGGTGATGCAGATATTGGCGGTATTACCGCAGACTTCCAGCTAGATATTATTCGCAAGCAGGTTGATGAAGCCAAATCAGCAGGTGCAAACGTGATTGCTGGCGGAGAGATGTTGTCTGACGACATGCCTTTCTACCTCCCCACCATTATCGAAGATGCCACTACCGATATGACTGTTTTAAGCCAAGAGACGTTTGGTCCGGTACTGACAATTTCCGCATTTACCTCTGAACAAGCGGTCATTGATGAGTCAAATAACACTGATTTCGGCCTAAGTGCCAGTGTGTGGAGTAAAGACCTAAAACGTGCTGACCGAGTTGCCAGAGCGTTAGAGGTGGGCGCTGTATCTATCAATAATGTAATGCTGACCGAAGGCAACCCCGCACTACCATTTGGTGGAACCAAGCAGAGCGGCTTTGGGCGAGTAAAAGGGGCTGAAGGGTTGCGAGGGATGACTCAATCCAAAGCGCTTTTAGTCGACACTCAGAGTGCCAAAATAGAAGCCAACTGGTACCCCTACACCCGAAAAAAATATCAGCTCTTTAGCCAGTTTATTGAAGCGCTGTTTGGTAAAGGGTTACAAAAGTGGGTCAAGTTTGCGATCAGCGGGCTTAAGCTGGAGTCTGAGTCTCAGAAACCGAGAGGTTAA
- a CDS encoding GMC family oxidoreductase N-terminal domain-containing protein produces the protein MADIYDFVIIGSGPSGGVLAYNLCKAGARVLMLEAGKEFTPNTFPSNEMSANASLMWSGGMDTTTDAGLLFLRGKVLGGGSIINQCLLDRFDDNALDDWRARTGVDFFSTDAMARHYDEVESHLSLHTMERCDWNRNAELYVEGFEKCGMEWAPLRRGQSDCGSGNDCIVCLGGCPRESKQSSLVTFIKKARQHGLTVETQFNVSQIIHGTNLVTVYGQQNGTARQVHGRRCIVAGGALGSTQMLLKSGFKSKLPALGNNFNCHPQFMNIALFDEIVDSHKGAFQSVKSQDARFRQQGFKLENVFAGPIAVSLLKPGFGIDHQRFMQKYRNMACIEVAVRDATAGTIDIDKTGRLKIKKTMADADWQRANAGLQVVETLFNTLGAREVMKSPIKIGLHLMGGCTLGKDGQHSVVNERFQVHDHPNLFIADSSIFPSAPGINPALSIMALAHKASEHILAECGVSSSTQVQKESPVVEVQL, from the coding sequence GTGGCAGATATTTATGATTTCGTGATTATAGGCTCAGGCCCATCAGGAGGCGTACTGGCTTATAACTTATGCAAGGCCGGTGCTCGGGTGCTAATGCTGGAGGCAGGTAAGGAGTTTACGCCAAACACATTCCCCAGCAATGAAATGTCTGCCAACGCTTCGTTGATGTGGAGTGGTGGCATGGATACCACCACAGATGCTGGTCTGTTGTTTCTTCGCGGTAAAGTATTAGGCGGTGGCAGTATTATTAACCAGTGTCTGTTAGATCGCTTTGATGATAACGCGCTTGATGATTGGCGCGCTCGCACAGGGGTCGACTTTTTCTCTACTGATGCCATGGCCCGCCACTATGATGAAGTGGAATCTCATCTCTCTCTTCATACGATGGAAAGGTGCGACTGGAACCGCAATGCCGAGCTTTATGTCGAAGGGTTTGAAAAGTGCGGCATGGAGTGGGCGCCTTTACGCAGAGGCCAAAGTGATTGCGGCAGCGGCAACGATTGTATTGTTTGCTTAGGTGGCTGCCCAAGAGAGTCCAAGCAAAGTTCACTAGTGACGTTTATTAAGAAGGCCAGACAGCATGGCTTGACGGTTGAAACCCAGTTTAACGTATCGCAAATTATTCATGGTACTAACCTCGTTACGGTTTATGGCCAGCAAAATGGCACAGCCAGACAGGTGCATGGTCGTCGCTGTATTGTGGCAGGTGGTGCATTAGGCTCTACTCAAATGTTATTAAAGTCTGGCTTTAAATCTAAACTGCCTGCGTTGGGGAATAACTTTAACTGTCACCCTCAGTTTATGAATATTGCACTGTTTGATGAGATTGTTGATTCCCACAAAGGAGCCTTCCAGTCGGTTAAATCTCAAGATGCTCGATTTCGTCAGCAGGGCTTTAAGTTAGAAAACGTATTCGCTGGGCCGATTGCGGTATCACTACTCAAGCCAGGTTTTGGTATCGATCACCAACGCTTTATGCAGAAGTATCGCAATATGGCCTGTATAGAAGTGGCGGTAAGAGATGCAACTGCGGGCACCATTGATATTGATAAAACAGGCCGTTTGAAGATTAAAAAGACTATGGCCGATGCTGATTGGCAGCGTGCTAATGCAGGCCTGCAAGTGGTAGAAACGTTGTTTAATACATTGGGCGCGAGAGAGGTGATGAAATCACCCATTAAAATTGGTCTGCACCTTATGGGTGGTTGTACTCTGGGTAAAGATGGCCAGCACTCGGTGGTAAATGAGCGTTTTCAGGTTCATGATCACCCCAACTTGTTTATTGCGGATTCATCAATCTTCCCTTCAGCACCGGGTATTAACCCAGCGTTAAGTATCATGGCTCTGGCTCATAAAGCCAGTGAACATATTTTGGCAGAGTGCGGGGTGTCATCCTCGACTCAAGTACAAAAAGAATCACCTGTTGTGGAGGTACAACTCTAA